From Chitinophagales bacterium, the proteins below share one genomic window:
- a CDS encoding tetratricopeptide repeat protein: MQKAEKPLWDNSRFHFAIITCLAFILYIPTLSYQLTYYDDATLIDFMQTFIKGHHAFYEIFAQNVFGSAEKGTDSYYRPVLTLSFYLNILAGGTSPAAFHLVNIMLHALAGCLVYAMMKKFKFDRKLSLAGSLMLIAHPALAQAVAWIPGRNDSLLTILSLTSLLFLAEYIEQRKSRSFLLHLFFFSLALLTKETAVLLPVLFAISVNIFLRNTTSELLPVREKIPGTKKLFVSWFILIASFLFLRQVVAGSSIGLPLRFTLVNFIGNLPAIIQYTGKMLLPFELSTFPVLQNTSYLFGIITIALTGYLLYVSKLIRFNYLLLAVSWWLIFLLPAILRTTDEYESVFLEHRLYFPFIGFLLLWVETDFIKKINWSSPYTKISAAAILILFSALTFINCKNYQNELSYWSRAVATSPNASFAYRGLGTSYYTSGKTPDAEKAYLMAMQLNPNLKDVRNNLGRIYMNNGNPQKAELLFREELKINPASAVTYYNLALLQLDQKKLPEAESLIRKSLSLQPDYLDAQNDLCVILAMQKRYEEAATLCIQVLVQHPDYASARQNLILIFKSWNDSEKVQQYKDMLQQKGIRL, from the coding sequence ATGCAAAAGGCCGAAAAACCGCTATGGGACAACAGCCGGTTTCACTTTGCAATAATCACCTGTCTCGCCTTTATACTATACATTCCAACGCTCAGTTACCAGCTCACCTACTACGATGATGCAACACTGATAGACTTTATGCAAACATTCATTAAAGGTCACCATGCCTTTTATGAAATTTTTGCTCAAAACGTTTTCGGATCCGCAGAAAAAGGCACTGACAGTTATTACCGCCCGGTGCTTACCTTATCCTTTTACCTGAACATCCTGGCTGGCGGAACATCTCCCGCAGCTTTTCACCTGGTCAATATCATGCTTCATGCACTGGCCGGTTGCCTTGTGTATGCAATGATGAAGAAATTCAAGTTTGACCGGAAGCTTTCCCTGGCCGGCTCACTGATGCTGATTGCACATCCGGCCCTGGCGCAGGCCGTTGCCTGGATTCCAGGCAGGAACGATTCACTTCTTACCATTCTGTCGCTGACTTCATTGCTTTTCCTCGCTGAATACATTGAGCAAAGGAAGTCTCGTTCATTTCTGCTGCATTTGTTTTTCTTTTCGCTTGCCTTACTTACCAAGGAAACGGCCGTACTCTTGCCTGTGCTGTTTGCCATCAGCGTTAACATCTTTCTGCGTAACACAACAAGTGAACTGCTTCCCGTCAGAGAAAAAATTCCCGGCACGAAAAAACTTTTCGTCTCCTGGTTTATATTGATTGCATCCTTCCTGTTTTTGCGCCAGGTTGTAGCAGGGTCTTCCATCGGATTGCCATTGCGTTTCACGCTCGTAAATTTTATCGGTAATCTTCCTGCTATCATTCAATACACGGGAAAAATGCTATTACCTTTTGAACTCTCTACGTTCCCGGTATTACAAAACACATCATACTTATTTGGAATCATCACGATTGCCTTGACTGGATATCTTCTATATGTATCAAAATTGATCAGGTTTAACTATCTCCTGTTGGCGGTTTCGTGGTGGCTGATTTTCTTATTACCAGCCATTTTACGTACAACGGATGAATATGAATCGGTTTTCCTCGAACATCGTCTTTATTTTCCATTTATCGGATTTTTGCTGCTGTGGGTTGAAACTGACTTCATAAAAAAAATCAATTGGTCTTCACCCTACACAAAAATTTCTGCAGCGGCAATTCTTATTTTATTTTCTGCGCTCACCTTTATCAATTGCAAAAATTATCAGAACGAATTGAGTTACTGGTCGCGTGCAGTTGCAACATCACCGAATGCGTCCTTTGCCTACAGAGGATTGGGCACAAGCTATTACACTTCGGGGAAAACACCGGATGCAGAGAAAGCATACCTGATGGCAATGCAGCTCAATCCGAACTTAAAAGATGTCCGTAATAACCTGGGCCGTATTTACATGAACAATGGCAACCCGCAAAAAGCGGAATTATTATTCCGGGAAGAATTAAAGATCAATCCTGCCAGCGCGGTCACCTATTACAATCTTGCATTGTTGCAGCTGGATCAGAAAAAATTGCCGGAAGCAGAAAGCCTGATCAGGAAATCTTTATCGCTGCAACCGGATTACCTTGATGCGCAGAATGATCTTTGCGTGATACTGGCCATGCAAAAAAGATATGAAGAAGCAGCAACACTGTGCATTCAGGTATTGGTACAGCATCCGGATTATGCAAGTGCCCGGCAAAATTTAATCCTGATATTTAAAAGCTGGAACGACAGTGAAAAAGTGCAGCAGTATAAAGACATGCTGCAGCAGAAAGGAATCAGGCTATAA
- a CDS encoding insulinase family protein: protein MNKIFSKINIAFVIGLLMTTFTAWASSGIKEINVDGLRVIIKPTSKDVISARLFIQGGTANYTLEKQGIESAALNAALNCGTLSKSKNVFKTEAEKIGTNFGYTASLDYSQMSMTCIKPFWDKSWDLFADAILNPSFNQNEFDLIKDQMVSNAKQQEEDPDAALQRLADGFAFKGKNYEKDPDGTSESLSKLTAESTKAYYKSTIGKARCFLVVVGNLPEADIIAKVKATLSKLPGGTSAKSEPRFVITKGAENIVDRNIATNYLCGIMSSAPLASPDGIPMMMAMAIMYDRFFVELRTKRSLSYAPAAFINSNAITSPYSQIYISTDSPKKSILVMVDLLNDIKRDGFKAEELENKKEGFLTRYLMGLETSDAQSQALGLWTVRGNWKMYDEFVERVNSTTLKDLNRVMDQNTNAIIWTYLGKKSEIVSEDFKQTEVYKNKPY from the coding sequence ATGAATAAAATTTTCTCAAAAATCAATATTGCTTTCGTTATCGGCCTGCTTATGACCACTTTTACTGCCTGGGCCAGCAGCGGAATCAAAGAAATAAATGTCGATGGCTTGCGTGTCATCATCAAGCCTACCTCCAAGGATGTCATCAGTGCCCGCCTTTTTATTCAGGGAGGAACTGCTAATTACACGTTGGAGAAGCAAGGCATCGAATCGGCTGCATTAAATGCTGCATTAAACTGTGGGACACTTTCAAAAAGCAAAAATGTATTCAAAACCGAAGCGGAAAAAATAGGCACCAACTTTGGCTATACCGCATCCCTCGACTACAGCCAAATGAGTATGACATGCATCAAACCTTTCTGGGATAAATCATGGGATCTGTTTGCCGATGCTATCCTGAATCCTTCATTTAATCAAAATGAATTTGATCTCATTAAAGATCAGATGGTCAGCAATGCCAAGCAGCAGGAAGAAGATCCGGATGCGGCTCTCCAGCGCCTCGCAGACGGATTTGCTTTCAAAGGCAAAAACTATGAAAAAGACCCGGATGGAACATCCGAATCGCTCAGTAAGCTGACTGCCGAAAGTACTAAAGCATACTATAAAAGCACGATCGGCAAAGCACGTTGTTTCCTGGTTGTTGTGGGAAACCTGCCGGAAGCAGATATCATAGCCAAAGTGAAAGCAACACTCTCAAAACTACCGGGAGGCACCAGTGCCAAATCTGAGCCACGATTCGTCATAACAAAAGGCGCCGAGAATATTGTAGACCGCAATATAGCCACCAATTACCTGTGTGGCATTATGTCTTCAGCTCCCTTAGCCAGCCCCGACGGAATCCCGATGATGATGGCAATGGCTATCATGTATGACCGCTTTTTTGTGGAGTTAAGAACCAAACGCAGTCTGTCGTATGCTCCTGCCGCATTCATTAACTCCAATGCAATCACCAGCCCGTACAGCCAGATATATATCTCCACCGACTCTCCCAAGAAATCCATCCTCGTGATGGTTGATCTGCTGAATGATATCAAGCGTGACGGATTTAAAGCCGAAGAGTTGGAGAATAAAAAAGAAGGCTTCCTTACCCGTTACCTCATGGGCCTGGAAACATCGGATGCACAGTCGCAGGCACTTGGACTGTGGACTGTTCGCGGTAACTGGAAAATGTATGACGAATTCGTGGAACGCGTTAACAGTACCACGCTCAAGGATCTCAATCGTGTGATGGATCAGAATACCAATGCCATAATATGGACTTACCTCGGGAAGAAATCAGAGATTGTATCGGAAGATTTTAAACAGACAGAGGTATATAAAAATAAACCTTATTGA
- a CDS encoding RluA family pseudouridine synthase, whose amino-acid sequence MEPPSVEEILIETEEEDGAYEHYRVSVDKGQSPLRIDKFLFNRIEAISRSKIQHAAEEGMILVNGVAVKSNYKVKPLDLITVMLPEPKMEHDLLPENIPLDIVYEDNDVVLINKPPGLVVHPGVGNYTGTMVNALIYHFQQLPVSPGEKNKDRPGLVHRIDKNTSGILVVAKNEFAMNFLARQFADHSLKRTYQALVWGDFKEDEGTITGNVGRSLKNRKMMDVFPDADYGKEAITHYKVLERLGYVTLIECRLETGRTHQIRVHMKYAGHPVFNDETYGGNRIVKGTVYTKYKQFVENCFEIIPRHALHAKSLGFIHPSTRKETYFDSALPEDLQQVLEKWRKYVKVKG is encoded by the coding sequence CTGGAACCGCCTTCAGTGGAAGAAATACTGATTGAGACGGAAGAAGAAGATGGTGCTTATGAGCATTATAGGGTATCCGTTGACAAAGGACAATCACCGCTGCGTATAGATAAATTTCTCTTCAACAGGATTGAAGCAATCAGCCGTAGCAAAATACAGCATGCCGCCGAAGAAGGAATGATTCTCGTAAACGGAGTTGCCGTAAAATCCAATTACAAAGTAAAACCGCTTGACCTTATAACGGTTATGTTGCCGGAACCGAAGATGGAGCATGACCTGTTGCCTGAAAATATTCCATTGGATATCGTCTATGAGGACAATGATGTAGTATTAATCAATAAACCTCCCGGACTTGTTGTTCATCCTGGTGTGGGGAATTATACCGGCACCATGGTGAATGCTTTGATATATCACTTTCAGCAATTGCCTGTTTCACCCGGAGAGAAAAATAAAGACCGTCCGGGATTAGTTCACCGCATTGATAAAAATACCAGTGGCATTTTAGTCGTGGCGAAGAATGAATTTGCCATGAATTTTTTAGCGAGGCAGTTTGCAGACCATTCCCTGAAGCGAACTTACCAGGCATTGGTTTGGGGCGACTTCAAGGAAGACGAAGGTACTATCACCGGTAATGTGGGGCGGAGTTTGAAAAACAGGAAGATGATGGATGTGTTTCCGGATGCTGATTATGGAAAAGAAGCGATCACACATTATAAAGTATTGGAGCGATTGGGTTACGTAACGCTGATTGAATGCAGGCTGGAAACCGGCCGAACGCATCAGATTCGGGTGCACATGAAATATGCAGGACATCCTGTTTTTAATGATGAAACGTATGGAGGAAACAGGATTGTAAAAGGAACAGTCTATACCAAATACAAACAGTTTGTGGAGAATTGTTTTGAAATAATTCCCCGGCACGCATTGCATGCAAAATCACTCGGATTTATTCATCCCTCCACAAGAAAGGAAACTTACTTCGACTCAGCACTACCGGAAGACCTGCAGCAGGTGCTGGAAAAATGGAGAAAATATGTGAAGGTGAAAGGGTAA
- a CDS encoding ABC-F family ATP-binding cassette domain-containing protein has protein sequence MNYLYAENIAKSFGEKELFSDITISINKGQRIALVAKNGYGKTSLLHIIAGLEPPDAGSVLLRKNLQVGFLEQEALLDDNKSIIETIFDADNPVVKAVREYEQCILENADASKMQAAMEQMDLLQAWDFESKAQQILGKLSVGEVSRKIGTLSGGQKKRVGLASVLLHEPEFLILDEPTNHLDLDMIEWLEEFLKKNYDTILIVTHDRDFLDNVCNEVIELDDGRIYNYNGNYEYYVERKAERKANDALTVDKARNLLRKELEWMRRQPKARTVKAKSRIDAFYEIKEEASRDLREKEVKAEIKITRLGGKIAEFHHVHKKFEQLNILSDFSYKFRPRERLGIAGRNGIGKTTFLNLITGQEKPDSGKIVIGETVQFGYYTQKGMKIRDDQRVIEVVREIADYITLEKGKTLSAAQLLERFLFDRNKQYDYVSKLSGGEKRRLYLLTVLMKNPNFLILDEPTNDLDIITQNVLEDFLEEYPGCLVVVSHDRHFMKKITDHLLVFEGNGVVIDFPGTYSEYLLWKDEQKESEKEMKPEKPVTSETKSPGKAKIKLSYKEQREFESLEKEIAELEKRKNELTSAMQVTNLSFTDLQKLSLEMTEVLQSIDKKSMRWLELSEIG, from the coding sequence ATGAATTATCTATACGCTGAAAACATCGCCAAATCATTTGGCGAGAAAGAGCTGTTCAGCGACATTACCATCAGCATCAACAAAGGACAGCGCATTGCGCTGGTCGCCAAAAACGGTTATGGCAAAACTTCACTCCTGCATATCATTGCAGGGCTCGAGCCGCCGGATGCCGGATCAGTGTTGCTTCGTAAAAACCTCCAGGTTGGTTTCCTGGAACAGGAGGCATTACTCGACGATAACAAATCCATCATCGAAACAATTTTTGATGCCGACAATCCTGTTGTGAAAGCTGTCAGGGAATATGAACAGTGTATACTGGAAAATGCAGATGCCAGTAAGATGCAGGCGGCCATGGAACAAATGGACCTGTTGCAGGCATGGGACTTTGAATCAAAAGCACAACAGATACTCGGCAAATTAAGTGTGGGCGAAGTCAGCCGGAAAATCGGCACGTTAAGCGGAGGACAGAAAAAACGTGTTGGCCTTGCAAGCGTGCTGCTGCATGAACCGGAATTTCTGATCCTCGATGAGCCCACTAATCACCTCGACCTTGATATGATTGAGTGGCTGGAAGAATTTCTAAAGAAAAACTATGATACAATTCTTATCGTAACGCATGACCGTGATTTTCTTGATAACGTATGCAATGAAGTAATCGAACTCGATGATGGCAGAATTTATAATTACAACGGCAACTACGAATATTATGTCGAGAGAAAAGCAGAACGGAAAGCAAACGATGCGCTTACCGTTGATAAAGCAAGAAACCTCTTGCGCAAAGAGCTTGAATGGATGCGCCGCCAGCCTAAAGCACGCACCGTCAAAGCCAAATCAAGGATTGATGCCTTTTATGAAATAAAAGAGGAAGCTTCCAGGGATTTACGGGAGAAGGAAGTAAAGGCTGAAATTAAGATAACACGACTTGGCGGCAAGATCGCGGAGTTTCACCATGTACATAAAAAATTTGAACAGCTTAACATTCTATCCGACTTCAGCTACAAGTTCAGGCCCAGGGAAAGGCTTGGTATAGCCGGAAGAAACGGCATCGGCAAAACAACATTTCTTAACCTCATTACAGGGCAGGAGAAACCGGACAGCGGAAAAATCGTTATCGGCGAAACCGTCCAGTTTGGATATTATACCCAAAAAGGGATGAAGATCAGAGATGATCAAAGAGTGATTGAAGTGGTGCGTGAAATAGCAGATTATATAACACTTGAAAAGGGTAAGACTTTGTCTGCCGCACAATTGCTGGAACGTTTTCTATTCGACCGTAACAAGCAATACGATTATGTATCGAAACTGAGTGGTGGTGAAAAGCGCCGGCTTTACCTCCTTACCGTGCTCATGAAGAATCCCAATTTCCTCATCCTTGATGAGCCAACTAACGACCTCGACATCATCACTCAAAATGTGCTTGAAGATTTCCTGGAAGAATACCCTGGTTGCCTTGTGGTAGTTTCGCATGACCGGCATTTTATGAAAAAGATCACCGATCACCTGCTCGTGTTTGAAGGCAATGGTGTAGTAATTGATTTTCCGGGAACTTATTCGGAGTATCTGTTATGGAAAGATGAGCAGAAGGAAAGTGAGAAAGAAATGAAACCTGAAAAGCCTGTAACATCTGAAACAAAAAGCCCCGGAAAAGCAAAAATCAAACTCAGCTATAAAGAACAACGTGAGTTTGAATCGTTGGAAAAGGAAATCGCTGAACTGGAAAAGCGAAAAAATGAACTGACCTCAGCGATGCAGGTGACAAACCTTTCCTTTACTGATCTTCAGAAATTATCGCTCGAAATGACGGAGGTACTGCAATCCATTGATAAAAAAAGTATGCGATGGCTTGAGCTTTCAGAAATTGGCTGA
- a CDS encoding pyruvate dehydrogenase complex E1 component subunit beta, whose translation MRKIPFRQALREAMVEEMRLDERVFLMGEEVAEYNGAYKVSQGMLDEFGPKRVIDTPIAELGFAGIGVGAAMNGTRPVIEFMTWNFAVLAFDQIVNSAAKMLSMSAGQFNIPIVFRGPSAAAGQLGAQHSQSFENWMANVPGLKVVSVSNPYDAKGLLKTAIRDNDPVCFFESEVMYGDVGEVPEEEYLIPIGKADVKREGTDVTIISYNKMMKVAFAAADELAKDGVSAEVIDLRTIRPLDIPTIISSVKKTNRLVILEEAWPYGSVTSEVTFQVQKHAFDYLDAPIKRVTTLDTSIAYAPTLVQAFMPDPEKVIRAVKETLYLV comes from the coding sequence ATGAGAAAAATTCCTTTCCGCCAGGCATTGCGCGAAGCAATGGTGGAAGAAATGCGGCTTGACGAACGCGTATTCCTGATGGGTGAAGAAGTGGCTGAATACAATGGCGCCTATAAAGTGAGCCAGGGCATGCTCGATGAATTCGGGCCGAAGCGCGTGATTGATACACCTATTGCTGAGCTTGGTTTTGCCGGCATTGGTGTAGGGGCGGCTATGAATGGAACACGTCCGGTGATTGAATTTATGACCTGGAATTTTGCCGTGCTGGCCTTCGATCAGATCGTGAATTCTGCCGCAAAAATGCTGTCGATGTCAGCCGGTCAGTTTAATATTCCGATTGTGTTTCGTGGACCTTCTGCCGCAGCCGGTCAATTGGGCGCGCAGCATTCGCAAAGTTTCGAAAACTGGATGGCAAATGTTCCGGGATTAAAAGTGGTTTCTGTTTCCAATCCGTATGATGCAAAAGGTCTTTTAAAAACCGCAATCCGCGACAATGATCCGGTTTGTTTTTTTGAATCAGAAGTAATGTATGGTGACGTGGGTGAAGTGCCGGAAGAAGAATATTTGATTCCGATTGGAAAAGCTGATGTGAAACGTGAGGGAACGGATGTCACCATCATTTCTTACAATAAGATGATGAAAGTTGCTTTTGCCGCCGCCGATGAATTGGCAAAAGATGGTGTTTCCGCTGAAGTGATTGACCTGAGAACAATCCGGCCATTAGATATTCCGACCATCATTTCTTCCGTCAAAAAAACCAACAGGTTGGTAATTCTCGAAGAAGCCTGGCCTTACGGTTCGGTTACTTCGGAAGTTACTTTCCAGGTACAGAAACATGCTTTCGATTATCTTGATGCACCGATTAAAAGAGTAACAACACTGGATACATCCATCGCCTATGCGCCTACATTGGTGCAGGCCTTTATGCCGGATCCTGAAAAAGTGATAAGAGCAGTAAAGGAAACGCTGTACCTGGTTTAG
- a CDS encoding OmpA family protein yields MKKIKRFLFPLFTLLFLFSSCLITKQVKTGDTLFAEKQYTLAAELLQSEFNKESEPSLKAKKAFMIAECYRLNSETEAAEKWYKTAFTLNDDPRSQYLYGQMQKSNEQYAEASATFTEYLKESPFDDQARSEVEACNLAQQWKTAASGTTITNVEALNSPAYDYAPVFFGKSGLVFTSDRSDAAGNNIYGWTGEKFSDLFLSLKDDKGSFGVPAPFSDVLNSAFNEGAACFSKDFSECYFTRCGSNQTDNDYCKIYYCYKTDDSWSEPQAVPIFNDSTNVSQPFLSADGKELYVSADVDGGYGGKDIYVLTKTAEGWGSPLNLGPNVNTTEEETFPYLADDGRLYFASNGQMGMGGLDIFVASRIKNQWGNVLNLRSPINSGADDLAIIFEKVNPKDQYKIKSQGFFVSNRPGGKGHDDIYHFTEEKVKVHLVAGDVVEKIFEKENNPNSRVTGYLPLAAIDVTINLLDEKGNVVPKSQQVIKADKNGAFRFKAEPEKSYRISASKPDYFSKSEVASTVGFTMIDKDTVTATVRIILDKIYKNVQVNLSNIYYDYNKANIREDAAKVLDTLIVLLNENPGVQVEFGSHTDSRGKDDYNLRLSQARAQSVVDYLVSKGIDPKRLTAKGYGETQPVNACVNGVKCTEEQFQENRRTTFKVLSDSFMIESTRPEEIIVDPKKSP; encoded by the coding sequence ATGAAAAAGATCAAACGATTTCTGTTTCCGTTGTTCACCCTGCTGTTTCTTTTTTCTTCCTGCCTCATCACCAAGCAAGTAAAAACAGGTGATACACTTTTTGCAGAAAAGCAATATACACTTGCGGCTGAATTGCTTCAAAGCGAATTCAATAAAGAAAGTGAGCCTTCCCTCAAAGCGAAGAAGGCATTTATGATTGCAGAATGTTACCGGTTAAACAGCGAAACCGAAGCTGCCGAAAAATGGTATAAGACCGCTTTTACATTGAATGATGATCCGCGATCGCAATATCTGTATGGCCAGATGCAGAAAAGCAATGAGCAGTATGCAGAGGCATCCGCTACCTTCACGGAGTATTTAAAAGAATCACCGTTCGATGACCAGGCACGCAGTGAAGTGGAAGCGTGTAACCTCGCACAGCAATGGAAAACTGCTGCTTCCGGAACCACGATTACGAATGTGGAAGCATTGAATTCTCCGGCTTATGACTATGCACCGGTTTTTTTCGGAAAAAGCGGATTGGTATTTACCTCCGACCGTTCAGATGCCGCGGGTAATAATATTTATGGATGGACGGGTGAAAAATTCAGCGATCTGTTCCTGAGTTTGAAAGATGATAAAGGAAGTTTTGGTGTACCGGCTCCCTTCAGTGATGTGTTGAATTCGGCATTCAATGAAGGTGCTGCCTGCTTCAGCAAAGATTTTTCAGAATGCTATTTCACCAGATGCGGCAGCAATCAAACCGATAATGACTACTGCAAAATATACTACTGTTACAAAACGGATGATTCGTGGAGTGAGCCGCAGGCGGTTCCCATTTTCAACGACAGCACCAATGTATCGCAACCCTTTTTATCTGCTGATGGAAAGGAATTGTATGTATCGGCAGATGTTGACGGAGGTTATGGCGGAAAAGATATTTACGTGCTAACCAAAACAGCGGAAGGCTGGGGCAGTCCGCTTAACCTCGGTCCGAATGTAAATACAACAGAAGAGGAAACCTTTCCTTACCTGGCCGACGATGGCAGATTATATTTTGCTTCAAACGGCCAAATGGGCATGGGCGGACTGGATATTTTTGTTGCCTCACGCATAAAGAATCAATGGGGAAACGTTCTGAATCTGAGATCACCCATCAATTCAGGCGCGGATGACCTGGCGATTATTTTTGAAAAGGTAAATCCAAAGGATCAGTATAAAATCAAGTCACAGGGGTTTTTCGTTTCAAACAGACCGGGTGGAAAAGGGCATGATGATATCTATCATTTCACGGAAGAGAAAGTGAAAGTGCACCTGGTTGCCGGAGATGTAGTTGAAAAAATATTTGAAAAAGAAAACAACCCCAACAGTCGCGTAACCGGATATTTACCACTGGCAGCAATTGATGTTACCATTAATTTACTCGACGAAAAAGGCAATGTTGTTCCAAAATCACAACAGGTAATTAAAGCAGATAAAAACGGGGCTTTCCGTTTTAAAGCAGAACCTGAAAAATCTTATCGTATCAGCGCTTCCAAACCTGATTACTTCAGCAAGTCGGAAGTAGCAAGCACCGTTGGTTTCACGATGATTGACAAAGATACGGTGACTGCCACCGTGCGGATTATTCTTGATAAAATCTACAAAAACGTGCAGGTGAACCTTAGTAATATCTATTACGACTATAACAAGGCAAACATCCGTGAAGACGCCGCTAAAGTGCTCGATACACTGATTGTGCTGCTCAATGAAAATCCAGGCGTGCAGGTAGAGTTTGGTTCTCATACTGATTCGCGCGGCAAGGATGATTATAACCTGCGATTGTCGCAGGCACGTGCACAGTCGGTGGTGGATTACCTCGTTTCAAAAGGCATCGATCCGAAGCGGCTGACGGCGAAGGGTTATGGTGAAACACAACCGGTGAATGCATGCGTGAACGGTGTAAAATGCACGGAAGAGCAATTCCAGGAAAACCGGCGCACGACTTTCAAGGTATTGTCGGATAGTTTCATGATTGAATCTACACGGCCGGAAGAGATTATTGTGGATCCGAAGAAAAGCCCTTAG
- a CDS encoding septum formation initiator family protein, which produces MKKSFNKFFATIRKGRIPAILTNKYLIVSIAFFSWMLFFDNNDIISQIQLRLKLADYRNKKEYYEQKIAEVKQKKQELLTNQQSLEKFAREQYMMKKDDEDLFVIVPEKEK; this is translated from the coding sequence ATGAAAAAGTCATTCAATAAATTTTTCGCTACGATTCGCAAAGGGAGGATTCCCGCAATACTGACCAACAAATATCTTATTGTGTCAATTGCCTTTTTCTCGTGGATGTTATTCTTTGACAATAATGATATTATATCGCAGATACAGTTGCGGCTGAAACTGGCAGACTACCGGAATAAGAAAGAATATTATGAACAGAAGATTGCAGAGGTAAAGCAAAAAAAGCAGGAGTTGCTTACCAATCAGCAGTCGCTGGAAAAGTTTGCACGCGAACAGTATATGATGAAGAAAGACGATGAAGATTTATTTGTGATTGTGCCGGAGAAGGAAAAATAA
- a CDS encoding insulinase family protein, producing MKKLIYLFLLLISWTTMAAAQEHLPSNFYLQRLSNGLQVLVIEDNSVPLATIEIAVHNGSYTEDSAFNGLSHLYEHMFFKANKDIPSQEAYLKRVQELGISFNGTTSEERVNYFFTLPVGNLDEGLKFMNSAIRYPLFLEQEMKNENPVVDGEFQRAESNPAFLLFQDYNKAMWGKLYVRKNPIGIHDVILTATPEKMRTIQSKYYWPNNSILVIAGDVKHDVIFTKVNNLFGDWQSSGFDPFEKWPIPVFEPIKQNKSFITINENSRVPFVIQGWHGPDTRNDVKATYSADVFSFILSQSSSKFQQELVDSGLAYQVQFGYQTCKYTGPIQLFFVPNPQHLKECMKKVEEQINLWDSDNYFTDEQLQTAINQLIISQTYEKEKTSAYVHTVTFWWGSANIDYYTTYTDNLKKVTRQDIQDYVRKYIKNKPKVSGILMSSAMQKMLGITSYDQLFQ from the coding sequence ATGAAGAAATTAATCTACCTATTCCTGCTGCTGATATCGTGGACAACCATGGCCGCTGCTCAGGAACATCTCCCCTCCAATTTCTACCTGCAGCGTCTCAGCAATGGGTTACAGGTGCTGGTTATAGAAGACAACAGTGTGCCACTGGCTACTATAGAAATTGCAGTGCACAACGGTTCATATACGGAGGATTCAGCTTTTAACGGGCTCTCCCACTTGTATGAGCATATGTTTTTTAAAGCAAATAAGGACATCCCTTCGCAGGAAGCTTATCTTAAAAGGGTTCAGGAACTGGGTATTTCTTTCAATGGAACAACTTCAGAAGAACGGGTTAACTACTTTTTCACGCTGCCCGTGGGCAATCTTGATGAAGGTCTCAAATTTATGAACAGCGCGATCCGCTACCCTTTGTTTCTTGAACAGGAAATGAAAAATGAAAATCCGGTGGTTGACGGTGAATTTCAAAGAGCTGAATCTAATCCCGCCTTCCTGCTTTTTCAGGATTACAACAAAGCAATGTGGGGGAAATTATACGTACGCAAAAATCCAATCGGTATACATGATGTGATTCTGACGGCGACTCCTGAAAAGATGCGGACAATACAGTCAAAATATTACTGGCCTAATAATTCAATACTGGTGATCGCCGGTGACGTAAAGCATGATGTGATATTTACAAAGGTAAACAATCTGTTTGGTGACTGGCAGTCTTCCGGATTCGATCCATTCGAGAAATGGCCGATCCCTGTGTTCGAGCCGATCAAACAAAATAAGTCCTTTATCACTATTAATGAGAATTCAAGGGTGCCTTTCGTGATTCAGGGCTGGCATGGGCCTGATACACGCAATGATGTTAAAGCCACCTATTCTGCAGATGTATTTTCATTTATCCTCTCGCAATCATCTTCCAAATTTCAGCAGGAACTGGTTGACAGCGGATTAGCCTACCAGGTTCAGTTCGGCTATCAAACCTGCAAATACACCGGCCCGATACAATTATTTTTTGTTCCTAATCCACAGCATCTGAAAGAGTGCATGAAAAAGGTGGAAGAACAAATAAACCTGTGGGACAGCGACAATTACTTTACCGATGAACAGTTGCAAACGGCAATTAATCAGCTTATCATCAGCCAAACTTATGAGAAGGAGAAGACATCCGCATATGTTCACACGGTAACTTTCTGGTGGGGTTCTGCAAATATCGACTACTACACAACTTACACTGACAATCTGAAGAAAGTAACACGCCAGGATATCCAGGACTATGTACGCAAGTACATCAAAAACAAACCGAAAGTTTCAGGTATTCTGATGTCAAGCGCGATGCAAAAAATGCTCGGCATCACTTCTTACGATCAATTGTTTCAATAA